One segment of Marinobacter sediminum DNA contains the following:
- the radA gene encoding DNA repair protein RadA, giving the protein MAKTRTAYVCTECGADYSKWQGQCTACQAWNTISEVRGASGNAKGARGARFEGFAGSLSEVQSLDDVSLAEQPRISSGMQEFDRVLGGGLVEGSAVLMGGHPGAGKSTLLLQAVCHLAASVSALYVTGEESLQQVAMRAKRLGLPTRDLKMLSETSVERVMQVAEAEKPRILVVDSIQVMHMADIESAPGSVSQVRESAAYLTRFAKQTGTILFLVGHVTKDGSLAGPKVLEHMIDCSILLEGSSDSRYRTLRGIKNRFGAVNELGVFAMLEQGLKEVKNPSAIFLNRGEEAAPGSVVMVVWEGTRPMLVEIQALVDMAQGGYPRRVAVGLDQNRLAMLLAVLHRHGGMHVSDQDVFVNVVGGVKVAETSADLALLAAIVSSFRDRALPQDLVIFGEVGLSGEIRPVPSGQERIYEAAKHGFTRALVPKANAPRKNIEGMKVIPVTKLSDALSALEEL; this is encoded by the coding sequence ATGGCGAAAACAAGAACCGCCTACGTCTGCACCGAGTGCGGTGCAGACTATTCCAAATGGCAGGGGCAGTGCACAGCCTGCCAGGCGTGGAACACCATCAGCGAAGTTCGCGGAGCCAGCGGCAATGCCAAAGGCGCCCGCGGTGCTCGTTTTGAAGGCTTTGCCGGCAGCCTGTCGGAGGTTCAGAGCCTGGACGACGTCAGCCTCGCAGAGCAACCCCGCATCAGCTCGGGCATGCAGGAATTCGACCGGGTTCTCGGTGGGGGCCTGGTCGAAGGGTCCGCCGTTCTGATGGGAGGGCACCCGGGCGCCGGCAAGAGCACCCTGCTGCTTCAGGCTGTTTGCCATTTGGCCGCCAGCGTCTCCGCCCTCTATGTGACTGGCGAAGAATCCTTGCAGCAAGTCGCCATGCGCGCCAAGCGCCTGGGCTTACCCACCAGAGACCTGAAAATGCTGTCTGAAACCAGTGTTGAGCGGGTGATGCAGGTGGCGGAAGCCGAGAAGCCTCGCATTCTGGTGGTAGACAGTATCCAGGTAATGCACATGGCGGACATAGAGTCTGCTCCGGGAAGCGTTTCCCAGGTCCGCGAAAGTGCAGCATACCTGACCCGTTTTGCCAAACAGACTGGCACAATTCTGTTCCTCGTCGGCCACGTCACCAAGGACGGCAGCCTTGCTGGCCCCAAAGTCCTTGAACACATGATCGACTGTTCCATTCTGCTGGAAGGCTCCAGTGACAGCCGGTATCGCACCCTCCGGGGCATCAAGAACCGCTTCGGCGCAGTGAATGAGCTGGGCGTGTTTGCGATGCTTGAACAGGGTCTCAAGGAAGTGAAGAACCCCAGTGCCATCTTCCTCAACCGTGGCGAGGAGGCCGCGCCAGGCAGTGTCGTTATGGTTGTCTGGGAAGGCACCCGGCCAATGTTGGTGGAAATCCAGGCGCTGGTGGACATGGCTCAGGGCGGCTACCCGCGGCGGGTTGCCGTGGGTCTCGATCAAAACCGGTTAGCCATGCTTCTGGCGGTGCTTCATCGCCATGGCGGCATGCATGTGTCCGATCAGGATGTGTTTGTAAACGTTGTCGGCGGCGTAAAGGTAGCGGAAACAAGCGCCGATCTTGCGCTTTTGGCCGCCATTGTCTCCTCGTTCCGTGACCGCGCCCTGCCCCAGGACCTGGTGATTTTCGGGGAGGTCGGCCTCTCTGGCGAAATTCGACCGGTGCCTAGTGGTCAGGAGCGAATTTACGAGGCGGCGAAACATGGGTTTACCCGGGCTCTGGTGCCCAAGGCCAATGCACCTCGCAAAAATATCGAGGGAATGAAGGTGATTCCTGTGACAAAGCTTAGTGACGCTCTCTCGGCTTTGGAGGAGCTTTAA
- the ettA gene encoding energy-dependent translational throttle protein EttA, with product MAQYVYSMNRVGKVVPPKREILKDISLSFFPGAKIGVLGLNGSGKSTLLRIMAGVDQDYIGEARPQPGINVGYLPQEPELDDDKTVKEIVDEAVSGVHDALAELDKVYTAYAEPDADFDALAKKQGELEAYIQATDGHDIERKMEVAADALRLPAWDQKVKLLSGGERRRVALCRLLLSGPDMLLLDEPTNHLDAESVAWLERFLHDYEGTVVAITHDRYFLDNVAGWILELDRGQGIPFEGNYSQWLENKEKRLEMESKQEASHQKAVKQELEWVRSNAKGRQSKSKARLARFEEMSSQEFQKRNETNELYIPPGPRLGNKVIEVDGIRKSFGDHLLYEDVSFSVPPGAIVGIIGGNGAGKSTLFKMIGGYDKPDSGNITVGETVELAYVDQMRDLDGSKTVWEELSDGNDIIKVGNYETPSRAYVGRFNFKGSDQQKRVGDLSGGERNRLHLAKLLKEGGNVLLLDEPTNDLDVETLRALEEALLNFPGSALVISHDRWFLDRVATHILAFEDDGEVVYFEGNFSEYNEDHKKRKGDSAMVPQRMKYKKLA from the coding sequence ATGGCCCAGTACGTATACTCCATGAACCGGGTGGGCAAGGTCGTCCCTCCCAAGCGTGAAATCCTCAAGGATATTTCCCTGAGCTTCTTCCCGGGCGCCAAGATTGGCGTACTCGGCCTCAACGGTTCCGGTAAGTCCACCCTGCTCCGTATTATGGCGGGCGTCGACCAGGATTACATCGGCGAGGCCCGACCACAGCCAGGCATCAACGTCGGCTATTTACCTCAAGAGCCAGAGCTCGACGACGACAAGACCGTCAAGGAAATCGTCGATGAAGCCGTCTCTGGTGTGCACGACGCATTGGCCGAACTGGACAAGGTCTACACCGCCTACGCCGAGCCCGATGCCGATTTTGATGCGCTTGCCAAGAAACAGGGCGAACTGGAAGCCTACATTCAGGCCACCGACGGTCATGACATCGAGCGCAAAATGGAAGTCGCCGCAGACGCTCTGCGCCTTCCGGCCTGGGACCAGAAAGTAAAACTTCTGTCAGGTGGTGAACGCCGCCGTGTCGCCCTTTGCCGCCTTCTGCTGTCCGGCCCGGACATGCTGCTGCTGGACGAGCCCACCAACCACCTGGACGCCGAGTCGGTCGCCTGGCTTGAACGCTTCCTCCATGACTACGAAGGTACCGTGGTTGCCATCACTCACGACCGCTACTTCCTGGACAACGTCGCTGGCTGGATCCTGGAACTGGACCGTGGCCAGGGCATCCCGTTCGAAGGCAATTACAGCCAATGGCTTGAGAACAAGGAAAAGCGCCTGGAGATGGAATCCAAGCAGGAAGCCTCTCACCAGAAAGCCGTCAAGCAGGAACTGGAGTGGGTTCGCAGCAATGCCAAGGGCCGTCAGTCCAAGAGTAAGGCCCGCCTGGCCCGCTTCGAGGAAATGAGTTCCCAGGAATTCCAGAAACGCAACGAAACCAATGAACTGTACATTCCGCCCGGACCACGCCTGGGCAACAAGGTGATCGAGGTGGATGGTATCCGCAAGTCTTTCGGTGACCACCTGCTTTACGAAGACGTGTCTTTCAGCGTGCCGCCCGGTGCCATTGTCGGCATCATCGGTGGCAATGGTGCCGGCAAGTCCACCCTGTTCAAGATGATCGGGGGTTACGACAAACCCGATTCCGGCAACATTACTGTCGGTGAAACCGTAGAACTGGCGTACGTGGACCAGATGCGCGACCTTGATGGAAGCAAAACCGTCTGGGAAGAACTCTCCGACGGCAATGATATTATCAAGGTTGGCAACTATGAGACGCCTTCCCGCGCCTATGTCGGCCGCTTCAACTTCAAGGGCAGCGACCAGCAGAAACGCGTCGGCGACCTGTCCGGCGGCGAGCGCAACCGTCTGCACCTGGCCAAATTGCTGAAGGAAGGTGGCAACGTACTGCTGCTGGACGAACCCACCAACGATCTGGACGTGGAAACACTGCGTGCGCTTGAAGAAGCGCTGCTGAACTTCCCGGGCTCAGCACTGGTCATCTCGCACGACCGCTGGTTCCTGGACCGGGTAGCCACCCACATCCTGGCGTTTGAGGACGACGGCGAAGTGGTGTACTTCGAGGGCAACTTCAGCGAATACAATGAAGACCACAAGAAGCGCAAGGGGGACTCTGCGATGGTGCCCCAGCGCATGAAGTACAAGAAGCTGGCCTGA
- the glyA gene encoding serine hydroxymethyltransferase, which translates to MFNRDMKIAGFDDELWNAMQAEEKRQEAHIELIASENYTSPRVMEAQGSVLTNKYAEGYPGKRYYGGCEFVDIAEELAIDRAKELFGAAYANVQPHSGSQANSAVFMALLKPGDTVLGMSLAHGGHLTHGASVNFSGKIYSAVQYGLNPETGLIDYDEIEALAVEHKPKMIIAGFSAYSQELDFARFRAIADKVGAFLFVDMAHVAGLVAAGVYPDPVPHAHVVATTTHKTLRGPRGGLILACDDADLQKKLNSAVFPGGQGGPLMHVIAAKAICFKEAMSDDFKTYQQQVVKNASAMAQVFIERGYDVVSGGTKNHLFLVSLIKQDITGKDADAALGRAHITVNKNAVPNDPRSPFVTSGLRIGTPAITTRGFGESECRDLAGWICDILDNLEDESVNSRVREQVAALCARFPVYG; encoded by the coding sequence ATGTTTAATCGTGATATGAAAATCGCCGGCTTTGACGACGAACTCTGGAACGCCATGCAGGCGGAAGAGAAACGCCAGGAAGCTCACATTGAGCTCATTGCATCCGAGAATTACACCAGCCCGCGCGTGATGGAAGCGCAAGGCAGTGTGCTGACCAACAAGTACGCCGAAGGTTATCCCGGTAAGCGCTACTACGGTGGATGCGAGTTCGTGGATATTGCTGAAGAGCTCGCGATTGATCGCGCCAAGGAGCTGTTTGGTGCCGCCTACGCCAACGTACAGCCACATTCAGGCTCCCAGGCCAATTCGGCCGTATTCATGGCGCTGCTTAAACCGGGCGACACTGTTCTGGGCATGAGCCTGGCCCATGGTGGCCATCTCACCCACGGTGCGAGCGTTAACTTCTCCGGCAAGATCTACAGCGCTGTGCAGTACGGACTGAACCCGGAAACCGGCCTGATTGATTATGACGAGATTGAAGCTCTGGCCGTTGAGCACAAGCCAAAAATGATCATTGCTGGCTTCTCCGCCTACTCCCAGGAGCTGGACTTTGCCCGCTTCCGCGCCATCGCTGACAAGGTTGGTGCCTTTCTGTTCGTCGATATGGCTCACGTAGCAGGGCTCGTTGCCGCAGGCGTCTATCCGGATCCGGTACCTCATGCGCACGTTGTCGCTACGACCACGCACAAGACCCTTCGCGGGCCCCGTGGCGGCCTGATTCTGGCCTGTGATGACGCCGATCTGCAGAAAAAACTTAACTCTGCGGTGTTCCCGGGTGGTCAGGGCGGTCCCCTGATGCACGTGATCGCGGCAAAAGCGATCTGCTTCAAGGAAGCCATGAGCGATGACTTCAAAACCTACCAGCAGCAGGTGGTGAAAAACGCCTCTGCCATGGCCCAGGTTTTTATCGAGCGCGGATACGATGTTGTCTCCGGTGGCACAAAGAACCACCTGTTCCTGGTTAGTCTGATCAAGCAGGACATCACCGGTAAAGATGCAGATGCGGCGCTGGGCCGTGCCCACATTACCGTCAACAAGAATGCCGTTCCCAACGACCCCCGTTCCCCGTTCGTAACGTCCGGTCTGCGTATCGGTACGCCGGCAATCACGACCCGCGGTTTTGGTGAATCAGAGTGCCGAGATCTGGCAGGCTGGATCTGCGACATTCTCGACAACCTTGAAGACGAATCCGTTAACAGTCGTGTACGCGAGCAGGTTGCTGCTCTGTGCGCCCGCTTCCCGGTCTACGGCTAA
- the nrdR gene encoding transcriptional regulator NrdR — MHCPFCGEADTKVIDSRLVAEGDQVRRRRECLSCHERFTTFESAELVMPRVVKQDGTRQPFDEDKLRSGLMKALEKRPVSIEEIDAALNRIKYRLRATGEREVKSMQLGEEVMIELRQLDKVAYVRFASVYRSFQDINEFKEEIERLSASNGENAVDVAKVLAGDHSSKGKA, encoded by the coding sequence ATGCATTGTCCTTTCTGTGGTGAAGCAGATACCAAGGTGATTGACTCGCGCCTGGTGGCCGAGGGCGATCAGGTACGGCGCCGCAGGGAATGTTTGTCCTGTCATGAGCGTTTCACGACGTTCGAGAGTGCTGAGCTGGTGATGCCCAGGGTCGTCAAGCAGGATGGAACCCGTCAGCCCTTTGACGAGGACAAGCTGCGTTCCGGTCTTATGAAAGCGCTTGAGAAACGCCCGGTGAGTATTGAAGAAATCGATGCCGCACTGAACCGAATCAAATATCGGCTTCGTGCCACCGGTGAGAGGGAGGTCAAGTCGATGCAGCTGGGCGAAGAGGTAATGATCGAACTGAGGCAGCTGGATAAGGTTGCCTACGTCCGGTTTGCCTCGGTATATCGCAGCTTTCAGGACATCAACGAGTTCAAGGAAGAGATTGAACGGCTATCGGCAAGCAATGGCGAAAATGCGGTTGATGTTGCGAAAGTGCTGGCCGGCGACCACTCCTCGAAGGGAAAAGCATGA
- the ribD gene encoding bifunctional diaminohydroxyphosphoribosylaminopyrimidine deaminase/5-amino-6-(5-phosphoribosylamino)uracil reductase RibD encodes MTDVRDRAMMARAVQLAWRGRYSTHPNPRVGCVIARGDRILGEGWHERAGEAHAEIRALSQAGPSARGATVYVTLEPCSHFGRTPPCARALIDAGVAHVFAATKDPNPSVSGRGLELLRDSGIQVTEGLLADEAAGLNPGFMKRMNTGRPWVRLKMAASLDGRTAMASGESQWITGVAARQDVQRLRAISDAIVTGVGTVLADDPSLTVRREELGGIGDATEPSRQPLRVIADRDARTPPSANILQGGNVQVFCASSTLATAPAQDLAALGISINGVAWKDNGIDVAELLDSLGELGINELLVEAGPTLAGTFISEGLVDELWLYQAPVFLGSTGRPTAHLPLESMADKVQWKVLDRRQVGEDQRLILARR; translated from the coding sequence ATGACCGACGTCCGTGACAGGGCCATGATGGCGCGGGCCGTCCAGCTTGCCTGGCGCGGTCGTTACTCGACACACCCGAACCCGAGGGTCGGCTGTGTGATTGCCCGAGGCGACCGGATTCTGGGTGAGGGCTGGCACGAAAGAGCCGGAGAGGCGCACGCCGAGATCCGGGCCCTGAGTCAGGCCGGACCCTCGGCGCGTGGTGCAACGGTCTACGTGACGCTTGAACCGTGCAGCCATTTCGGGCGGACCCCGCCCTGTGCCCGTGCGTTAATCGATGCGGGCGTTGCGCATGTGTTTGCAGCCACGAAAGACCCCAATCCGTCGGTGTCAGGGCGCGGACTTGAGTTGCTTCGCGATTCCGGCATTCAGGTCACCGAAGGGTTGCTGGCTGATGAAGCGGCCGGACTGAACCCGGGGTTCATGAAGCGGATGAACACCGGGCGACCCTGGGTGCGACTGAAGATGGCTGCCAGCCTGGATGGCCGCACTGCCATGGCATCCGGGGAAAGCCAGTGGATCACCGGCGTTGCAGCCCGTCAGGATGTGCAGCGCCTGAGAGCAATCAGTGATGCGATTGTGACTGGTGTCGGCACGGTTCTGGCGGATGATCCTTCGCTGACGGTGCGTCGGGAAGAGCTGGGCGGGATAGGTGATGCCACCGAACCGTCCAGGCAGCCGCTTCGGGTCATCGCTGACCGAGATGCCCGCACACCGCCTTCTGCGAACATTTTGCAGGGCGGTAACGTCCAGGTGTTCTGTGCCTCGTCTACGCTGGCAACGGCGCCCGCTCAGGATCTGGCGGCGTTAGGGATCAGCATTAATGGGGTCGCCTGGAAAGACAACGGCATTGACGTGGCGGAACTGCTTGATTCCCTCGGCGAACTTGGTATTAACGAGCTGCTGGTGGAAGCGGGTCCGACACTGGCAGGAACCTTTATCAGCGAAGGGCTGGTGGATGAACTCTGGCTCTATCAGGCCCCGGTTTTTCTGGGCAGCACAGGACGTCCCACGGCCCACCTGCCACTGGAATCGATGGCAGACAAGGTACAATGGAAGGTGCTGGATCGACGTCAGGTGGGTGAGGATCAACGATTGATCCTGGCACGCCGGTAA
- the ribBA gene encoding bifunctional 3,4-dihydroxy-2-butanone-4-phosphate synthase/GTP cyclohydrolase II, with the protein MALNSIEEIIEDIRQGKMVILMDDEDRENEGDLVMAAEHCSAEAINFMARFGRGLICMPMTRNRCEQLGLPLMVQQNASGFGTKFTLSIEAKEGVTTGISAADRARTVQAAVARDAKASDLVQPGHIFPLMADPGGVLSRAGHTEASCDLAALAGSESAGVICEIMNDDGSMARREDLERFAEEHDLKIGTIADLIHYRTMNERTIECVEENKLDTEYGEFSLRTYRDSIQGATHLAMVMGDISSDEPVYVRVHITDTLRDLLGARRKDSRSWPLHHALEKVAEEGKGAVVLLNSAEDSYNLEDRIHEFFDEGQGSAGKGSSGVYFTVGTGSQILRDIGVGKMRLLSPPIKFSAISGFDLEVVEYVPYTPE; encoded by the coding sequence ATGGCACTGAACAGCATTGAAGAAATCATTGAAGACATTCGTCAGGGTAAGATGGTTATTCTGATGGACGACGAGGATCGCGAAAACGAAGGCGATCTGGTGATGGCTGCTGAACACTGTTCGGCTGAAGCTATCAACTTCATGGCTCGCTTCGGTCGGGGTCTTATTTGTATGCCGATGACCCGTAACCGCTGCGAACAACTGGGTCTTCCGCTGATGGTTCAGCAGAATGCGTCAGGCTTCGGCACCAAGTTCACCCTGTCTATCGAAGCGAAAGAAGGCGTTACCACTGGTATTTCCGCTGCAGACCGGGCCCGCACGGTTCAGGCAGCAGTTGCCCGTGACGCCAAGGCGTCAGACCTGGTCCAGCCCGGCCATATCTTTCCGCTGATGGCCGATCCGGGTGGCGTGCTCAGCCGTGCCGGCCACACCGAAGCTTCCTGTGACCTCGCTGCGCTTGCCGGCTCCGAATCTGCCGGCGTGATTTGTGAAATCATGAATGATGACGGTTCCATGGCACGCCGTGAAGATCTGGAACGGTTCGCGGAAGAGCACGACCTGAAGATTGGCACTATTGCTGACCTGATCCACTATCGCACTATGAACGAGCGCACCATTGAGTGTGTGGAGGAGAACAAGCTGGATACCGAGTATGGAGAATTCAGTTTGCGCACCTACCGGGACAGCATCCAGGGCGCCACTCACCTCGCTATGGTTATGGGTGACATCAGCTCCGACGAGCCGGTCTATGTGCGTGTGCATATCACCGACACATTAAGAGACCTGCTTGGTGCCCGCCGCAAGGATTCTCGCAGCTGGCCGTTGCACCATGCCCTGGAAAAGGTGGCAGAGGAAGGGAAGGGTGCCGTAGTGCTGCTTAACAGCGCCGAAGACAGCTATAACCTGGAGGATCGCATTCACGAGTTCTTTGACGAAGGCCAAGGCTCCGCCGGCAAGGGTAGCTCCGGTGTTTACTTTACCGTGGGCACCGGCTCTCAGATATTGCGGGATATTGGCGTTGGTAAGATGCGCCTGTTGAGCCCGCCGATCAAGTTCTCTGCCATCTCCGGTTTCGATCTGGAAGTGGTTGAATACGTTCCCTATACCCCCGAATGA
- the ribH gene encoding 6,7-dimethyl-8-ribityllumazine synthase produces the protein MADIKVIEGDFTQCSGRYALVVGRFNGFVVESLVEGAVDTLRRHGISDDDIVIIRVPGAYEMPLAVKRVAETSNYDAIIALGAVIRGGTPHFEYVAGEASSGLGAVSLETDVPVSFGVLTVDSIEQAIERSGTKAGNKGAEAAVTALEMVSLFKKLGE, from the coding sequence ATGGCAGATATCAAAGTAATTGAAGGTGATTTTACTCAGTGCAGCGGTCGGTATGCACTCGTAGTGGGCCGGTTCAACGGCTTCGTGGTCGAGAGTCTGGTTGAGGGTGCCGTTGACACCCTGCGTCGCCACGGGATTTCCGACGATGACATCGTCATCATTCGGGTCCCGGGTGCTTACGAGATGCCCCTGGCGGTCAAGCGTGTTGCAGAGACTTCGAACTATGACGCCATCATTGCCCTCGGTGCGGTGATCCGTGGTGGCACTCCTCACTTCGAATATGTTGCGGGTGAGGCGTCCAGCGGTCTGGGTGCTGTCAGCCTAGAGACCGACGTGCCTGTTTCCTTCGGTGTCCTGACGGTGGATTCCATCGAACAGGCTATTGAGCGTTCGGGCACCAAGGCCGGTAACAAGGGCGCCGAAGCGGCAGTTACTGCGCTGGAAATGGTTAGCCTTTTCAAGAAGCTGGGTGAGTAA
- the nusB gene encoding transcription antitermination factor NusB: protein MSVTDDNTPQPAPTGQPKAGDRRRARALAMQGLYQRHFSKSSISDIEAEFLVDNDMGKVDLLYFRDLLRGVHREQGELDKLLEPFLDRPVTEVDPIEMAIVRLGAYELKYRLDVPYKVVINEGIEMAKRFGGTEGHKFVNSILDKLSRRLRLAETRPR, encoded by the coding sequence ATGAGCGTAACTGACGACAATACCCCCCAGCCGGCACCGACCGGTCAGCCCAAAGCCGGCGATCGTCGCCGTGCGCGGGCTCTGGCGATGCAGGGGCTGTATCAACGCCATTTCAGCAAAAGCTCTATTTCAGACATCGAAGCCGAATTCCTGGTCGACAACGACATGGGTAAGGTGGATCTGCTGTACTTCCGGGATTTGCTGCGTGGCGTTCACCGGGAGCAGGGCGAGCTGGACAAGCTCCTGGAGCCTTTCCTGGATCGTCCTGTCACTGAAGTGGACCCCATCGAAATGGCTATCGTGCGTCTGGGTGCCTACGAGTTGAAGTACCGCCTTGATGTTCCCTACAAGGTGGTTATTAACGAAGGCATTGAGATGGCGAAGCGGTTTGGCGGAACGGAAGGGCACAAGTTCGTTAATAGCATTCTGGATAAACTCAGCCGTCGCCTGCGTTTGGCTGAGACTCGTCCCCGATAG
- the thiL gene encoding thiamine-phosphate kinase, with translation MGEFDLIRRYFQPLAEHKGSEAVVLGIGDDCAIQRIPADQDLVFSIDTMVEGIHFPKGYCPEYLGWRALAAAASDLAAMGADPVCFTLALTLPVADEQWLAGFAMGLSRASECFGLVLAGGDTTRGPLVVSLQVHGTIKRGEALSRSGARAGDLVFVSGTLGDAGAALDFLDEPEPSDDIAFVLGRYHHPSPRLDLGKSLVGFGSSCIDISDGLIADLGHILRASGVGATVDVTKLPLSPALCNVKGSEAARYGLSSGDDYELCVTVSPECWKVAPEQLKEQLTMIGTIEHDQGLRLLGSPHSVEGDALGFDHFGGVS, from the coding sequence ATGGGCGAATTCGATCTGATCCGGCGTTACTTCCAGCCGCTCGCTGAACACAAGGGCTCCGAAGCTGTTGTGTTGGGGATCGGGGATGACTGTGCCATTCAACGTATTCCTGCAGATCAGGATCTGGTGTTTTCCATCGATACCATGGTGGAAGGCATCCACTTTCCGAAAGGGTATTGTCCCGAATATCTTGGCTGGCGAGCTCTGGCAGCAGCTGCCAGTGATTTAGCGGCCATGGGGGCGGACCCGGTGTGTTTTACCCTTGCCCTGACATTACCGGTGGCTGATGAGCAGTGGCTTGCAGGGTTTGCCATGGGGTTGTCCCGTGCCAGCGAGTGTTTCGGTCTGGTATTGGCTGGTGGTGACACAACCCGCGGGCCATTGGTCGTGAGCCTGCAAGTGCATGGCACCATAAAGCGTGGCGAGGCGTTAAGTCGATCCGGAGCGAGGGCTGGTGACCTGGTCTTTGTGTCCGGAACGCTCGGCGATGCCGGTGCTGCGTTGGACTTTCTGGACGAGCCCGAACCATCGGATGACATCGCGTTTGTACTTGGCCGTTACCATCACCCCTCGCCCAGGCTCGACCTGGGCAAGTCGCTTGTGGGTTTTGGGTCTTCCTGTATCGATATTTCTGATGGTCTGATTGCCGATCTCGGGCATATCCTGAGAGCCTCAGGCGTAGGCGCCACTGTTGATGTAACAAAGCTGCCTTTGTCCCCGGCGCTTTGTAACGTCAAGGGTAGTGAAGCGGCACGTTACGGGTTGAGTTCGGGTGATGACTATGAGCTTTGTGTGACTGTCTCTCCCGAATGCTGGAAGGTTGCTCCGGAGCAACTGAAGGAGCAACTTACCATGATTGGTACAATCGAGCATGATCAAGGCCTTCGCCTCCTGGGATCTCCTCATTCTGTAGAGGGTGATGCCCTCGGGTTCGATCATTTTGGGGGAGTGTCATGA
- a CDS encoding phosphatidylglycerophosphatase A family protein, translating to MSGHDQIDEPDLPNALLPPGFLKHPVHFLAFGFGSGATARAPGTWGSLAAIPLWYVFAWLPAFTYWLLVFVAFLVGIWLCGKTASDLKVHDHGGIVWDEFVGMWIALGLFPDHIYGVLMAFALFRLFDIVKPWPIGWLDKRMPGGLGIMIDDVVAGFMALGCLFAIDRWLMPVIV from the coding sequence ATGAGCGGGCATGATCAGATAGACGAACCGGATCTGCCGAACGCATTGCTTCCACCGGGGTTTCTGAAGCATCCCGTTCACTTTCTTGCCTTCGGCTTTGGCAGCGGCGCGACCGCACGCGCCCCCGGAACCTGGGGGAGTCTGGCGGCTATTCCCTTGTGGTACGTGTTCGCGTGGCTCCCGGCCTTTACCTATTGGTTACTTGTTTTCGTCGCTTTTCTGGTCGGTATCTGGTTATGCGGGAAGACAGCAAGCGATTTGAAAGTTCATGATCACGGAGGGATTGTCTGGGATGAGTTCGTGGGAATGTGGATTGCCCTTGGCCTTTTCCCGGATCACATTTACGGCGTGTTAATGGCTTTTGCTCTCTTTCGTCTATTCGACATTGTAAAGCCGTGGCCCATCGGATGGCTCGACAAGCGTATGCCAGGAGGGCTCGGCATTATGATTGATGACGTTGTCGCGGGATTTATGGCATTGGGGTGCCTGTTCGCCATTGACCGGTGGTTGATGCCGGTCATTGTATGA
- a CDS encoding DUF6316 family protein, with protein sequence MLNLYGIGLILNRSAKQIKRPITRKKKTGTGEAMDTHCRSGEQGPVPFRSSRFFCVGSKWYFTTREGFDSGPFASRERAETGLKRFLHVVRLLPEEQQLH encoded by the coding sequence ATGTTGAATTTGTATGGAATTGGATTAATTTTAAACAGATCGGCAAAACAAATTAAGCGCCCGATAACGAGAAAGAAAAAAACGGGCACAGGAGAAGCCATGGACACCCATTGCAGGTCCGGAGAACAAGGGCCAGTGCCCTTTCGCAGTAGCCGATTCTTCTGCGTCGGAAGCAAGTGGTACTTCACAACCCGGGAGGGCTTTGATAGCGGCCCCTTTGCTTCGCGGGAACGCGCCGAAACTGGTCTGAAGCGGTTTTTACACGTCGTCAGATTATTACCAGAGGAACAACAACTCCACTGA